The following proteins are encoded in a genomic region of Papaver somniferum cultivar HN1 unplaced genomic scaffold, ASM357369v1 unplaced-scaffold_10, whole genome shotgun sequence:
- the LOC113326015 gene encoding O-acyltransferase WSD1-like: MERNKKGVLRWKKVDVRMEDHLIVPTFPIGLSREGYDEHLREYLTKIGCEKFSDGKPLLEVHLVKYPSLNGACTMIFKFSHALGDGYSFIRVFFKCCERADKSSTPLTFPQLSLMKTQQQYDGHRVIGLGKKLFGLMRTCMNTSYDLMDSLLRTTFFEDRPSAVRSETSANMKIELFRPFNIHSVTLSLERVKQVKTKLGATVNDVILGLLSYIIHLYAVRKTKSMEQYGEDGSKMDSINVGTNTSMTICVMLNMRIFKGFTSMEDMIRADAWGNHSRLLLTPLPTSTNLEEVNPLDFIIKAKHNMDRKKNSMIFYFIESLLKTAMWTKGQKGIDDMLYSSFKNTTTLITSVIGPKEQMAIMNHPVSSFYYFVSGVSQSITFTSVSCMEQLKLVVTMEKGFIDSELFISCMDEAFDNIFRAAIQNQPGKDHDKITKKRN, translated from the exons ATGGAGAGAAACAAGAAAGGTGTTCTGAGATGGAAGAAAGTTGATGTTCGAATGGAAGATCATTTGATCGTTCCAACGTTCCCAATAGGTTTAAGTAGAGAAGGTTACGATGAACACTTGAGAGAATACTTAACAAAAATAGGTTGTGAGAAGTTTTCAGACGGAAAACCATTATTGGAAGTTCATTTAGTGAAGTACCCAAGTTTGAATGGTGCTTGTACCATGATCTTTAAGTTTAGTCATGCACTTGGTGATGGTTATTCTTTTATAAGAGTGTTTTTTAAGTGTTGCGAAAGAGCTGACAAATCTTCAACTCCTCTTACTTTTCCGCAACTTTCATTGATGAAAACACAACAACAATATGATGGTCATCGAGTAATAGGATTGGGGAAGAAGTTGTTCGGGCTAATGCGCACGTGCATGAACACATCTTATGACCTCATGGACAGCTTGCTGAGGACAACTTTTTTTGAAGATCGGCCGTCTGCAGTACGTTCAGAGACATCGGCAAATATGAAGATCGAGTTATTCAGACCTTTTAACATCCACTCGGTGACATTATCACTTGAAAGGGTTAAGCAAGTTAAAACCAAGCTTGGAGCG ACTGTAAATGATGTAATACTTGGATTACTATCGTATATCATTCACTTGTACGCGGTGAGGAAGACGAAGAGTATGGAACAGTACGGTGAAGATGGCTCGAAGATGGACTCCATTAATGTTGGCACAAATACAAGCATGACCATATGTGTCATGCTCAACATGAGAATATTTAAGGGTTTTACGAGCATGGAAGATATGATAAGGGCGGACGCATGGGGAAACCATAGTAGACTCTTGCTCACACCATTACCGACTTCTACAAATCTTGAGGAAGTTAACCCTCTTGATTTTATTATCAAAGCGAAACATAATATGGACAGAAAGAAGAACTCCATGATTTTTTATTTCATTGAATCACTTCTCAAGACTGCAATGTGGACTAAGGGGCAAAAG GGGATAGATGACATGTTGTATTCAAGCTTCAAGAATACAACCACTTTGATAACAAGTGTGATAGGTCCAAAAGAACAAATGGCTATCATGAATCATCCTGTTAGCAGTTTTTACTACTTTGTCTCGGGTGTATCTCAG AGTATAACATTCACATCCGTGAGCTGCATGGAACAATTGAAGCTTGTGGTAACAATGGAAAAAGGTTTCATTGATTCAGAACTTTTCATTTCGTGTATGGATG